A single Rhopalosiphum padi isolate XX-2018 chromosome 4, ASM2088224v1, whole genome shotgun sequence DNA region contains:
- the LOC132930696 gene encoding folate transporter 1-like, which translates to MDTSKNWKTVSLLVCVFAMVREIRPIEPFFTSYLKSMNFTLNQINEEIYAVGTYSCLVLAVLIFLITDYFRYKPLIIADGIAGILTYALLLGTPSLFRVQMEQVFFGFFYSSEVAFTTYLYAKVDDKQYYQKITSLVKASMLFGRFLSGLIAQTIVSTHLLNEVYLLYISIFSTSFVTLWTLILPKVEHSLYFHRNKELTVNIKLEQSNGVAIDDNVSNNVPKTSKINKFKEVKQMILDDFQSAYKNTYVVKKCFWWIIAVVGQIIVATYIQVLWEDVNLMNENKIELMNGAVESIHTLCGAAGAYAVGHLSYDWKKFGDIIFTVGTFVLALLLFIIYYCNSLWILYLLYISFGTCYQVLLTITTSEVAKHIKPDSYGLIFGFNLFMSLLIISIFTLLFIQGLVVIIGTKNQILTVSLMFASMSAFFFVAAVRKWKK; encoded by the exons aTGGATACTTCGAAAAATTGGAAAACAGTGTCCTTGCTTGTTTGTGTGTTTGCTATGGTTAGAGAAATACGACCAATTGAGCCGTTTTTCACTTCATATCTCAAAAGTATGAATTTCACATTAAACCag ATCAACGAAGAAATATATGCAGTGGGGACTTACTCGTGTCTAGTATTAGCTGTTCTAATATTCTTGATTACAGATTATTTTCGGTATAAACCATTAATCATTGCAGATGGAATTGCTGGAATTTTAACATATGCTTTACTATTAGGAACACCAAGTTTATTCAGAGTTCAA ATGGAACAAGTGTTCTttggatttttttattcatcagAAGTTGCGTTCACTACGTATTTGTATGCCAAGGTCGACgacaaacaatattatcaaaaaatcacCAGCCTAGTGAAAGCATCTATGTTATTCGGCAGATTTCTGTCTGGATTAATTGCGCAAACTATTGTTTCAACACACTTGTTGAACGAAGTTTATCTACTATATATCAGTATATTTA GTACCTCATTTGTAACACTATGGACATTAATTCTCCCTAAAGTAGAACACAGTTTATACTTTCATAGAAATAAGGAATTAACAGTAAACATTAAATTAGAACAATCTAACGGAGTTGCCATTGATGACAATGTATca aataatgttcctaaaacttcaaaaatcaataaatttaaagaagTTAAGCAGATGATTCTTGATGACTTTCAATCggcatataaaaatacatatgtagtgaaaaaatgtttttggtgGATAATTGCTGTTGTTGGTCAAATTATA GTTGCAACGTATATTCAAGTTTTATGGGAGGATGTAAACTTAatgaacgaaaataaaatagaactaATGAATGGCGCTGTCGAATCTATACACACTCTTTGTG GCGCAGCAGGTGCCTATGCAGTTGGTCACTTAAGTTATGATTGGAAAAAATTTGGCGATATTATATTCACAGTTGGGACCTTTGTTttagctttattattattcataatatactactGCAATTCACTAtggatattatacctattatacatatcGTTTGGTACTTGTTACCaagtattattaactataactaC ctCTGAAGTTGCGAAACATATAAAACCTGACAGTTACGGACTAATATTTGGTTTTAATCTTTTTATGTCATTATTGATAATctcaatatttacattattatttatccaaGGTCTTGTTGTTATTATAGGAACAAAAAATCAG
- the LOC132928728 gene encoding putative mediator of RNA polymerase II transcription subunit 26: MIKLLLAVVFCVATTMTVVQTAPAKYTNKYDNVNIDEILNNDRLVASYFKCLMDTGKCTPEGEEVKRLLPEAVENKCADCSEKQRLGSEKIIKFLFEKKNDMWKELEAKYDPKGTYRQRYAEDAKKLNIDIYLTAISNEIILLSRTTMFKLVFITIILGFVSTVQCGPMPQYRIDGDQNQRQEEQKHAIDHFTTRLVGNSKIRENYLNCFLDNGPCSPEANNIKPGMVPEAIQNECAHCTELQKKVIEKMMCYLNNHQPDILKEVAAKFDPNGEYMKQFINNLERNGNDQFLNPHLHQYQPQQNPNQPQPNPNQPHQHQPQPNPNQPHQHQPQPNLNQPHQHQHQPQPNPNQPHQHQPQQNPNQPQQHQHQHQPQQNLNQPQQHQHQHQPQQNPNQPPQHQHQHEQHLKATVVTTAPISYTATQKP, from the exons ATGATCAAACTTCTTCTAGCAGTTGTATTTTGCGTCGCTACAACGATGACTGTGGTCCAGACTGCACCGgctaaatatactaataaatacgaTAACGTAAATATCGACGAAATTCTGAACAACGACCGCTTGGTCGCCAGCTACTTCAAATGTTTGATGGATACAGGAAAATGTACACCAGAAGGCGAGGAAGTTAAAC GATTGTTACCAGAAGCAGTAGAAAATAAATGTGCAGACTGTTCTGAAAAACAAAGACTGGGTtctgaaaaaatcattaagtttctatttgaaaagaaaaatgataTGTGGAAAGAACTTGAAGCAAAATACGATCCTAAAGGAACATACAGACAACGTTACGCGGAAGACGCAAAGAAATTGAACATTGAC ATCTATCTAACTGCTATTTCAAACGAAATTATTCTATTGTCTAGAACAACCATGTTCAAGTTGGTCTTCATAACGATTATTTTGGGTTTCGTGTCAACGGTGCAGTGCGGTCCAATGCCACAATATCGGATAGACGGTGACCAAAATCAGAGGCAAGAAGAACAAAAACATGCGATTGACCACTTTACGACAAGACTGGTGGGAAATTCTAAAATTCGCGAAAATTATCTAAATTGCTTTTTAGATAACGGACCGTGCAGTCCGGaagctaataatattaaac CAGGTATGGTTCCCGAAGCTATCCAAAACGAATGTGCTCATTGCACTGAGTTACAAAAAAAAGTGATTGAAAAAATGATGTGTTACCTGAATAATCACCAACCAGATATATTAAAAGAAGTAGCTGCCAAATTTGATCCAAATGGAGAATATATGAAGCAATTTATTAACAACTTAGAGCGGAATGGAAATGATCAGTTTTTGAATCCACATCTACATCAATACCAGCCACAGCAAAATCCAAATCAACCACAACCCAATCCAAATCAACCACATCAACATCAACCACAACCTAATCCAAACCAACCACATCAACATCAACCTCAACCCAATCTAAACCAACCACATCAACATCAACATCAACCACAACCCAATCCAAACCAACCACATCAACACCAACCGCAACAAAATCCAAACCAACCACAGCAACATCAACACCAACACCAACCACAACAAAATCTAAACCAACCACAGCAACATCAACACCAACACCAACCACAACAAAATCCAAACCAACCACCGCAACATCAACATCAACACGAACAGCATTTAAAAGCAACGGTAGTAACAACGGCACCTATATCTTATACGGCAACTCAAAAACCTTga
- the LOC132930695 gene encoding protein misato, translating into MNSTREIITLQFGHYSNFIGTHFWNLQEASFTYDENSKPLEICHDVLYREGVNLKGEVTYTPRMLCVDLKNSFYQLPDVHRGLYDLNCSNIDEEILNCSTKIQTIQEEKIPSNEFFSDLAKQEQLFIDDGNEKINLAEKVYNLDNDVKIWSDFLKARFHPRTITSIDEYKHNDSSNVFNNFAQGVTLWDSYKMKEIWTDNLRLYAEECDYLQGFHITMDSLNGFGGLACKALEYLKDEYSNKNIIAMPVMSDNYILEDENSELQAVNTSLLFSSLFEHSNMFVPLTTSSGGWTKSQSHLNLDYLSYKNNLDYHSSAILASAIDTFTLGYRSRSDDDSMQNMCTRLTPLGRKAVSASIQLPLGFESKSNLLDYLQNAKLPLWQPISPQCTTEMSVAQTIVMRGITENMLYSNNLIRDSKNPSHHCTSASALLKLFISFCDHVRMTEVHAFDSSLETIAPFPNIFSQSINQHGFVESLSRSSTSVVAKSTAISGLHNSNSMRDMFIALKNDSSKVKGSKLSHMFNYGIDIMDYKETIENLLVLSDNYLINDCL; encoded by the exons atgaattcaactcgtgaaataataacattgcaGTTTGGTCactattctaattttattgGCACACACTTCTGGAATTTACAG GAAGCAAGTTTTACTTACGATGAAAACAGTAAACCACTAGAAATATGCCATGATGTCTTATATAGGGAAGGTGTTAATTTAAAG ggcGAGGTAACCTATACTCCTCGTATGCTGTGTGTTGATCTTAAGAACAGTTTTTACCAATTGCCAGATGTACATAGAGGCTTATATGATCTAAATTGTAGTAATATAGATGAAGAAATACTGAACTGTTCAACTAAAATTCAAACTATTCAAGAAGAAAAAATTCCAAGcaatgaatttttttcagaCTTAGCCAAACAAGAACAACTATTTATAg atgatggtaatgagaaaataaatttagcggaaaaagtatacaatttggATAACGATGTTAAAATTTGGTCAGATTTTTTGAAAGCTCGTTTTCATCCAAGAACTATCACGTCCATTGATGAGTATAAACACAATGATTCAAGTAATGTGTTTAATAACTTTGCTCAAGGTGTTACATTATGGGATTCATATAAAATGAAAGAAATTTGGACTgataatttaagattatatgCAGAAGAATGTGATTATTTACAG gGATTTCATATTACAATGGATTCATTAAATGGTTTCGGTGGTTTAGCTTGTAAGGCTTTGGAATACTTAAAAGACGAGtattctaataaaaacattattgctATGCCTGTAATGTCAGATAATTATATTCTTGAAGATGAAAATTCTGAGTTACAAGCAGTTAACAcctcattattattttcttcgcTGTTCGAACATTCAAATATGTTTGTGCCATTGACTACATCATCCGGTGGATGGACAAAGAGCCAAAGTCATCTTAATTTGGATTACTTATCTTACAAA aaCAACTTAGACTATCATTCCAGTGCTATTTTAGCATCAGCTATAGATACATTTACATTGGGCTATAGAAGTCGTTCAGATGACGATAGTATGCAAAATATGTGTACCAGATTGACCCCTTTGGGCCGAAAGgctgtatcagcttcaatacaacTTCCTCTTGGATTTGAATCAAAGTCAAATTTACTAGATTACTTACAGAATGCAAAATTACCCCTATGGCAACCCATTTCACCTCAGTGTACTACAGAAATGTCTGTAGCTCAAACAATTGTTATGAGAGGCATAACTGAAAATATGCTTTATTCCAA taaTCTCATAAGAGATTCAAAAAATCCATCTCATCATTGTACATCAGCTAGTGCTTtgctcaaattatttatatctttttgTGATCATGTGCGAATGACAGAAGTTCATGCATTTGATTCATCATTAGAGACTATAGCACCGTTTCCTAATATATTTTCTCAATCTATTAACCAGCATGGATTTGTAGAATCATTATCTAGATCATCTACTTCTG tggtCGCAAAAAGTACAGCTATTAGTGGTTTACATAACAGTAATTCAATGAGAGATATGTTTATAGCTTTGAAGAATGATTCTAGTAAAGTAAAAGGTTCAAAATTGAGTCACATGTTTAACTATGGAATAGATATAATGGATTACAAAGAAACTATTGAAAATCTTCTCGTTTTgagtgataattatttaataaacgactgtttataa